A stretch of Deinococcus radiopugnans ATCC 19172 DNA encodes these proteins:
- a CDS encoding aminotransferase class III-fold pyridoxal phosphate-dependent enzyme: protein MTSTEERPAVHSGPVASAHDIAQQNREYTMFSWSVQGGALPPVMTGGKGSQFYDGDGNAWLDFSSQLINLNIGHQHPRMLEAIKKQVDQMCFAGPSFATEPRGKLGQKLAEVTGLAKTFFTLGGSEANENAIKIARLVTGRDKIITRYRSYHGATMGSMTASGDPRRWPVEPGVPGVVRVFDPYCYRCPFGKTPDSCGRECVSHIEEVIQMEGPDSIAAILVEGITGSNGLLVPPDDYYPKLRALCDRYGILLITDEVMSGFGRTGKWLATQHYGIKPDIVTCAKGLTSGYMPLGAVILSQPLADYFDTHMLWGGLTYSGHPVCCAAAVENLAIYEDEGLFENALELGAYLGQRLEAMKVRYACVGDVRYKGLFSVLELVRDKATKEPLAPFGGTSPEMGQLAAHLRSKHVYAYSRFNFLWVCPPLVITKDELDAGLDVYEEALALVDQAIAGGVAAD from the coding sequence ATGACCAGCACCGAAGAGCGTCCCGCCGTCCATTCTGGCCCCGTCGCGTCGGCCCACGACATCGCGCAGCAGAACCGCGAGTACACCATGTTCTCTTGGTCGGTGCAGGGCGGAGCGCTGCCCCCGGTGATGACCGGCGGCAAGGGCAGCCAGTTCTACGACGGCGACGGTAACGCCTGGCTCGATTTCTCCAGCCAGCTGATCAACCTGAACATCGGCCACCAGCACCCGCGCATGCTGGAAGCGATCAAGAAGCAGGTGGATCAGATGTGCTTCGCCGGGCCGAGTTTTGCCACCGAGCCACGCGGCAAGTTGGGGCAGAAGCTCGCGGAAGTTACCGGGCTGGCCAAAACGTTTTTCACGCTGGGCGGCAGCGAGGCCAACGAGAACGCCATCAAGATCGCCCGCCTCGTCACGGGCCGCGACAAGATCATCACCCGCTACCGCAGCTACCACGGCGCGACGATGGGCAGCATGACTGCGTCCGGCGATCCGCGCCGCTGGCCGGTGGAGCCGGGCGTTCCAGGCGTGGTGCGCGTGTTTGACCCGTACTGCTACCGCTGTCCCTTCGGCAAGACGCCGGACTCGTGTGGGCGCGAATGCGTGTCGCACATCGAGGAGGTGATTCAGATGGAGGGGCCGGACTCCATCGCCGCGATTCTGGTGGAGGGCATCACCGGCAGCAACGGCCTGCTGGTGCCGCCCGACGACTACTACCCCAAACTCCGAGCACTGTGCGACAGGTACGGCATCCTGCTGATCACCGACGAGGTCATGAGCGGTTTCGGGCGCACCGGCAAATGGCTGGCAACGCAGCACTACGGCATCAAACCCGACATCGTGACCTGCGCCAAGGGCCTGACCAGCGGGTACATGCCGCTGGGCGCGGTGATTCTCAGCCAGCCGCTGGCCGATTACTTCGACACCCACATGCTGTGGGGCGGCCTGACTTACAGCGGCCACCCGGTCTGCTGCGCCGCCGCTGTAGAGAATCTGGCCATCTACGAGGACGAGGGCCTGTTCGAGAACGCGCTGGAGTTGGGCGCGTACCTGGGACAACGGCTGGAGGCCATGAAGGTGCGTTACGCCTGCGTGGGCGACGTGCGCTACAAGGGCCTGTTTTCCGTGCTGGAGCTGGTCAGGGACAAGGCGACGAAGGAACCGCTGGCCCCGTTCGGCGGCACCTCGCCGGAGATGGGCCAACTGGCCGCTCACCTGCGAAGCAAGCACGTCTACGCCTACAGCCGCTTCAACTTCCTGTGGGTCTGCCCGCCGCTGGTCATTACGAAAGACGAGCTGGACGCTGGCCTGGACGTGTATGAAGAGGCGCTGGCTTTAGTGGATCAGGCGATTGCGGGCGGGGTGGCGGCGGACTAG
- a CDS encoding PucR family transcriptional regulator: MLPTLAELLTLPAFAGAEVRGGHARLGQPVTWVHVSEIHDAARFLSGGELLLSTGTPLVGDGAEVYIRSLAGGGAHGLVLELVREVREVPLAALEAALEADFPLIVFRQEVSFAELTRAAHARILRPPPAVALPSLSPVTDALNETGRAAAFVASHLGAVLALPPRPRLTLLGTLRALLACNFNVAEAARSLGVRRQTVYYRLEQLRAMLGELDDPKRQLGLLLALELSREAETRK, encoded by the coding sequence ATGCTGCCCACCCTGGCCGAGTTGCTCACCCTCCCGGCCTTTGCGGGCGCGGAGGTCAGGGGCGGTCACGCCCGGCTGGGCCAGCCCGTCACCTGGGTTCATGTCTCCGAGATTCATGACGCGGCCCGTTTTCTCAGCGGCGGCGAACTGCTGCTCAGCACCGGGACACCGCTGGTCGGGGACGGCGCGGAGGTCTACATCCGCTCCCTGGCCGGAGGCGGAGCGCACGGCCTGGTGCTGGAACTGGTGCGCGAGGTGCGCGAAGTGCCCCTGGCCGCGCTGGAGGCGGCACTGGAAGCCGACTTTCCGCTGATCGTCTTCCGGCAGGAGGTGAGCTTCGCCGAACTCACCCGCGCCGCCCACGCCCGGATTCTGAGGCCGCCGCCTGCCGTCGCGCTACCCTCACTGTCACCGGTCACCGACGCCCTGAACGAGACCGGCCGCGCCGCAGCCTTCGTGGCCTCGCACCTGGGCGCGGTGCTCGCGCTGCCGCCGCGCCCGCGTCTGACGCTGCTGGGCACGCTGAGGGCGCTGCTGGCATGCAACTTCAACGTGGCCGAGGCGGCCCGCAGCCTGGGCGTGCGCCGTCAGACGGTGTATTACCGCTTGGAACAGTTGCGCGCCATGCTGGGCGAGTTGGACGATCCGAAGCGGCAACTGGGGCTGCTGCTGGCGCTGGAGTTGTCGCGGGAAGCTGAAACCCGAAAGTAG
- a CDS encoding uracil-DNA glycosylase has protein sequence MQTRTLADPETLAARRARLQEPHIAPLTAFAERLRHSEALGAYFDVPDFDPRSGGVHSEILLLLESPGPKVAQTGFASPDNPDRTAENLSCLLKLAGISRERCLLWNIVPWQLSAAGVVTPTAAQVRAATPATLELLTLLPALRVVVLVGAKAQGGWRFVSPALPGPLPTVNCPHPSPRYFATDPQAPVRALSALVEARLLVKNT, from the coding sequence ATGCAGACGCGGACGCTGGCGGATCCCGAAACGCTGGCCGCCCGCCGCGCCCGCTTGCAGGAACCCCACATCGCGCCGCTGACGGCTTTTGCAGAGAGACTGCGCCACAGCGAGGCGCTGGGGGCTTATTTCGACGTGCCCGATTTCGATCCCAGGAGCGGCGGCGTCCACAGCGAGATTCTGCTGCTGCTGGAATCTCCGGGGCCGAAAGTCGCGCAGACGGGATTCGCCTCGCCCGATAACCCCGACCGCACCGCCGAGAACCTGAGCTGCCTGCTGAAGCTGGCCGGCATCAGCCGGGAGCGCTGTCTGTTGTGGAACATCGTGCCGTGGCAACTCAGTGCCGCCGGGGTGGTCACGCCCACGGCGGCGCAGGTTCGGGCCGCGACGCCGGCCACCCTGGAACTGCTGACGCTGCTGCCAGCTTTGCGGGTGGTGGTTCTGGTGGGCGCCAAGGCGCAGGGCGGCTGGCGGTTCGTGTCGCCCGCACTGCCCGGCCCCCTGCCCACCGTGAACTGCCCACACCCCAGTCCGCGCTACTTCGCCACCGATCCACAGGCCCCAGTGCGGGCGCTGTCGGCCCTGGTGGAGGCGCGGCTGCTGGTGAAAAACACCTAG
- a CDS encoding LamB/YcsF family protein, with product MTRTSIDLNADAGESYGAWTLGDDARLFPLLSSVNVACGFHAGDPLTMQRTVALAQQHGLGLGAHPSYPDLPGFGRRILEAAPDQVYADTLYQISALAGMARAAGVALQHVKAHGALSTRAWTHAPTAAAIAGATRDFDPALPLMVLPATLLETEARRLGVPVVLETFPERAYLQDGRLAPRSMPGSSIHDPAEAARRAVMMATQGRIEAIDGGFFEFDVDSLCIHGDNPNAVQIARAVRDALEGAGVQVRTFAAPV from the coding sequence ATGACCCGCACCTCCATCGACCTGAACGCCGACGCAGGCGAGTCCTACGGGGCCTGGACGCTGGGCGACGACGCAAGGCTGTTTCCCCTGCTGAGCAGCGTGAACGTCGCCTGCGGCTTCCACGCAGGCGACCCGCTGACCATGCAACGGACGGTGGCGCTGGCGCAGCAGCACGGGCTGGGCCTCGGCGCGCATCCCAGCTACCCGGACCTGCCCGGGTTCGGGCGGCGCATTCTGGAGGCGGCCCCCGATCAGGTCTACGCCGACACGCTGTACCAGATCTCGGCGCTGGCCGGGATGGCGCGGGCCGCTGGGGTGGCCCTGCAACACGTCAAGGCCCACGGCGCGCTGTCCACCCGCGCCTGGACCCACGCGCCGACGGCGGCGGCGATTGCCGGGGCCACCCGCGACTTCGATCCGGCGCTGCCGTTGATGGTCCTGCCGGCCACGCTGCTGGAAACCGAGGCCCGCCGGCTCGGCGTGCCGGTGGTGCTGGAAACCTTTCCCGAACGCGCCTACCTGCAAGACGGGCGGCTGGCCCCACGGTCCATGCCCGGCTCCAGCATCCATGACCCCGCCGAGGCCGCCCGCCGCGCCGTGATGATGGCCACCCAGGGCCGCATCGAGGCGATTGACGGCGGCTTTTTCGAGTTTGACGTGGATTCGCTGTGTATTCACGGCGACAACCCCAACGCCGTGCAGATTGCCCGCGCCGTCAGGGACGCGCTGGAAGGCGCAGGTGTGCAGGTCCGCACCTTCGCCGCACCAGTCTGA
- a CDS encoding trans-sulfuration enzyme family protein, producing MSNSDPRGFRTRAVHAGHGIDPATGAHATPIYATSTFAYGSAERGQRLFAGEESGYFYSRVTNPTVRAFEQKLADLEGAEDAVAFASGMGAVSAIALTLLKPGDEVVFLAPLYGGTEGFLLEVASKFGVAVHEAHDEADLESKLSAQTRMVWLETPTNPRLGIYDLARVARAAKAVGALTVVDNTFSTPYLTRPIEFGVDLVMHSATKYLGGHGDAIGGVVAGPADMMMELRGVGLRHVGASLGPFEGYLFLRGMKTLPLRMEAHCAGAMALAEALEDHPAIEALYYPGLKSHPGHEVAARQMRGFGGLISLDLGSQQAAMTFLDSLTLFTQAVSLGDVESLTCHPASTTHALLGEETLLRQGVTPGLVRMSVGIEDPDDLVRDVLAALEKVRVKELA from the coding sequence ATGTCCAATTCAGACCCACGCGGCTTTCGCACGCGCGCCGTTCACGCGGGGCATGGAATCGACCCCGCCACGGGGGCGCACGCCACGCCCATCTACGCCACCAGCACTTTCGCCTACGGCAGCGCCGAGCGCGGCCAGCGCCTGTTCGCCGGTGAGGAGAGCGGTTACTTCTACTCGCGCGTGACCAACCCCACCGTGCGCGCCTTCGAGCAGAAGCTGGCCGATCTGGAAGGCGCCGAGGACGCCGTGGCCTTTGCCAGCGGCATGGGCGCGGTGTCGGCCATTGCCCTGACCCTGCTGAAACCCGGCGACGAGGTGGTGTTCCTGGCCCCGCTGTACGGCGGCACCGAGGGCTTCCTGCTGGAGGTGGCCAGCAAGTTCGGCGTGGCGGTCCACGAGGCTCACGACGAGGCTGACCTGGAAAGCAAGCTGAGCGCCCAGACCCGCATGGTCTGGCTGGAAACGCCCACCAATCCGCGTCTGGGCATCTACGATCTGGCGCGGGTGGCGCGGGCCGCGAAAGCGGTGGGGGCGCTGACGGTGGTCGACAATACCTTCAGCACGCCTTACCTGACGCGCCCGATCGAGTTCGGCGTGGATCTGGTGATGCACAGCGCCACCAAGTACCTGGGGGGGCATGGCGACGCCATCGGCGGCGTGGTGGCCGGCCCGGCAGACATGATGATGGAGTTGCGCGGCGTGGGGTTGCGGCACGTCGGCGCGTCGCTGGGGCCGTTCGAGGGCTACCTGTTCCTGCGCGGCATGAAGACCCTGCCGCTGCGGATGGAGGCCCACTGCGCCGGGGCGATGGCGCTGGCCGAGGCCCTGGAAGACCACCCGGCCATCGAGGCGCTGTACTACCCCGGCCTCAAGAGCCATCCCGGTCACGAGGTCGCCGCGCGGCAGATGCGGGGCTTCGGCGGGCTGATCAGCCTGGACCTGGGCAGCCAGCAGGCCGCCATGACCTTTCTGGACAGCCTGACACTGTTCACGCAGGCGGTCAGCCTGGGGGACGTGGAAAGCCTGACCTGTCACCCGGCCAGCACCACCCACGCCCTGCTGGGCGAGGAGACCCTGCTGCGTCAGGGCGTGACCCCTGGGCTGGTCCGCATGAGCGTGGGCATCGAGGACCCGGACGATCTGGTGAGGGACGTGCTGGCGGCCCTGGAAAAGGTGCGGGTCAAGGAACTGGCGTAA
- a CDS encoding CoA-acylating methylmalonate-semialdehyde dehydrogenase codes for MTATTEKIQTLTHWINNAPAEGKSGRTASVYNPATGQVQAQLPLASKAELDAVVQIATAAAQKWRSSSLSTRSGVMFRFRELLSARREELARIITREHGKVHSDALGEIARGLENVEYACGIPNLLRGGYSEQVSTGVDVYSIQQPLGVVAGITPFNFPAMVPLWMLGNALACGNAFILKPSEKDPSAANFMAELLKEAGLPDGVLSVVHGDKEAVDAILEHPGIAAVSFVGSTPIARYIYEKGTAAGKRVQALGGAKNHMLVLPDADIGMAADAAVSAAYGSAGERCMAISVVVAVGDAGDKLIDAIGERLPALKIGPGNEPGNEMGPLITREHRDRVAGYIGSAQEQGAKVVVDGREAKFEGDGFFLGVSLLDNVKPGMDAYDDEIFGPVLCVVRADTYAEGLKLINDNEYGNGTAIFTRDGGAARQFQFDVEVGMVGVNVPIPVPVAYYSFGGWKASLFGDTHMYGPDGIKFFTRSKVITSRWPDPASSRVDLGFPQTR; via the coding sequence ATGACCGCCACCACCGAGAAAATTCAGACCCTCACCCACTGGATCAACAACGCGCCCGCAGAGGGCAAATCGGGCCGCACGGCCTCCGTCTACAACCCGGCCACCGGACAGGTGCAGGCGCAGCTGCCACTGGCCAGCAAGGCCGAGCTTGACGCCGTGGTGCAGATCGCCACCGCCGCCGCCCAGAAGTGGCGCTCCAGTTCCCTGAGTACCCGCTCGGGCGTGATGTTCAGGTTCCGCGAGTTGCTGTCGGCACGGCGTGAGGAACTGGCCCGCATCATCACCCGCGAACACGGCAAGGTGCACAGCGACGCGCTGGGCGAGATTGCGCGTGGGCTGGAGAACGTGGAGTACGCCTGCGGCATCCCGAATCTGCTGCGCGGCGGCTACTCCGAACAGGTCAGCACGGGCGTGGACGTGTACAGCATCCAGCAACCGCTGGGGGTGGTGGCGGGCATTACGCCCTTCAACTTCCCCGCGATGGTGCCGCTGTGGATGCTGGGCAACGCGCTGGCCTGCGGCAATGCCTTTATCCTCAAACCCAGCGAGAAAGATCCATCGGCGGCCAACTTCATGGCCGAATTGCTGAAAGAGGCCGGGCTGCCCGACGGCGTGCTGAGCGTCGTCCACGGTGACAAGGAAGCGGTGGACGCCATTCTGGAACACCCCGGCATCGCCGCCGTGAGCTTCGTGGGCAGCACGCCGATTGCCAGATACATTTACGAGAAGGGCACCGCCGCTGGCAAACGCGTGCAGGCGCTGGGCGGCGCGAAAAACCACATGCTGGTGCTGCCCGACGCCGACATCGGCATGGCCGCCGACGCCGCCGTGTCGGCCGCCTACGGCTCGGCGGGCGAGCGCTGCATGGCGATCAGCGTGGTGGTGGCGGTGGGCGACGCGGGCGACAAACTGATTGACGCCATTGGGGAGCGCCTCCCTGCCCTCAAGATCGGCCCCGGCAACGAGCCCGGCAACGAGATGGGGCCGCTGATCACCCGCGAACACCGAGACCGGGTGGCCGGCTACATCGGCTCCGCACAGGAGCAGGGCGCCAAAGTCGTGGTGGACGGGCGCGAGGCGAAGTTTGAGGGCGACGGCTTCTTCCTGGGCGTCTCGCTGCTGGACAACGTGAAACCCGGCATGGACGCCTACGACGATGAAATTTTCGGGCCAGTGTTGTGCGTGGTGCGCGCCGACACCTACGCGGAAGGCCTGAAGCTGATCAACGACAACGAGTACGGCAACGGCACCGCCATCTTCACCCGCGACGGCGGAGCGGCGCGGCAGTTCCAGTTTGATGTCGAAGTCGGCATGGTGGGCGTGAACGTCCCGATTCCCGTTCCCGTCGCGTACTACAGCTTCGGCGGTTGGAAGGCCAGCCTGTTCGGCGACACCCACATGTACGGCCCGGACGGCATCAAGTTCTTCACCCGCAGCAAGGTGATCACCTCACGCTGGCCCGATCCGGCGAGCAGCCGGGTGGATCTGGGCTTTCCTCAAACCCGCTAG
- the pxpB gene encoding 5-oxoprolinase subunit PxpB, with product MRRPARPTGFYVQFSAGLDLTQNARLHAFHRALRADLLPGVTDLGPGYVNLFVEYDESLVSGAAVRGWVTRHLRGVDGAAEVQGRLTELPVRYDGPDLPDVAARTGLTEAEVIRLHSGSEYHVYAVGFTPGFPFLGEVPEALRLPRRSTPRATVPFNAVAVANAQTCVYPLPSPGGWNLLGTALTTIYDPNRERPFLIAPGDRVRFRPSQGETPPLPTVRETWPAEPRWPAFRVEKPGLLDLLMDAGRPHQASVGLARSGPLDSLSAHFANGLVGNAPDAPLLELTLKGPVLTALRDVVVGVAGFGMQPVGQPMQQGFRLRAGETLRFTSTQIGARAYLAVAGGFEGTPFLGSCSTDLIGRVGRPLRAGDVLGLADLQEALAGFANLPLGLPHHVTLRLRPGPQASPEALRALGRAPFRVMGSDRMGLRLGGPEVPGGQVTSEGTPPGAVQVTPAGEPILLLADRGRIGGYHKPAIVHPEDLPLAAQLRPGQAVSFQPDLSGTPDDWARRWSVWADSAAT from the coding sequence ATGCGGCGGCCTGCCCGTCCCACCGGGTTCTACGTCCAGTTCTCGGCAGGGCTGGACCTGACTCAGAACGCCCGCCTGCACGCCTTTCACCGGGCGCTGCGGGCCGATCTTTTGCCGGGGGTCACGGATCTCGGTCCCGGCTACGTCAACCTGTTCGTGGAATACGATGAATCGCTGGTGTCCGGCGCGGCGGTGCGTGGCTGGGTGACGCGCCATCTGCGGGGGGTTGACGGCGCGGCGGAGGTTCAGGGCCGTCTGACCGAACTGCCCGTGCGCTACGACGGCCCGGACCTGCCCGACGTGGCGGCGCGCACCGGCCTGACAGAGGCCGAGGTGATTCGCCTTCACTCGGGTTCGGAATATCACGTCTACGCGGTGGGCTTCACGCCCGGCTTTCCCTTTCTGGGAGAGGTGCCTGAAGCCCTGAGGCTGCCGCGTCGGTCCACCCCACGCGCGACCGTTCCGTTCAACGCTGTCGCCGTCGCCAATGCCCAGACCTGCGTCTACCCTTTGCCCTCACCGGGGGGCTGGAACCTGCTGGGCACGGCACTGACGACGATCTATGATCCCAACCGTGAGCGGCCATTCCTGATCGCGCCGGGGGACCGCGTGCGCTTCCGGCCCTCGCAGGGGGAGACGCCGCCCCTGCCCACTGTCCGTGAGACGTGGCCCGCCGAACCGCGCTGGCCCGCGTTCCGGGTAGAAAAGCCCGGCCTGCTGGACCTGCTGATGGACGCGGGCCGCCCGCATCAGGCGTCGGTGGGGCTGGCCCGCAGCGGCCCGCTGGACTCGCTCTCGGCCCACTTCGCCAATGGTCTGGTGGGCAACGCACCGGATGCGCCGCTGCTGGAACTGACCCTGAAGGGTCCGGTGCTGACCGCCCTGCGGGACGTGGTGGTGGGCGTGGCCGGATTCGGGATGCAACCCGTGGGCCAGCCCATGCAGCAGGGGTTTCGGCTGCGGGCGGGGGAGACCCTGCGCTTCACCTCCACCCAGATCGGCGCGCGGGCGTATCTGGCGGTGGCGGGCGGCTTCGAGGGCACGCCGTTCCTGGGCAGTTGCAGCACGGACCTGATTGGCCGGGTGGGCCGGCCGCTGCGGGCGGGCGACGTGCTGGGCCTGGCGGACCTGCAGGAGGCCCTTGCCGGTTTTGCCAACCTTCCGTTGGGCCTGCCCCACCACGTCACCCTGCGCCTGCGGCCCGGCCCACAGGCCTCGCCCGAAGCCCTGAGAGCGCTGGGCCGCGCGCCTTTCCGCGTCATGGGCTCAGACCGCATGGGCCTGCGCCTGGGTGGTCCAGAAGTTCCGGGCGGGCAGGTCACCAGCGAGGGCACCCCACCCGGCGCGGTGCAGGTCACGCCCGCCGGGGAACCGATTCTCCTGCTCGCGGACCGGGGGCGCATCGGCGGGTACCATAAGCCGGCCATCGTTCATCCGGAAGACCTGCCGCTCGCGGCGCAGTTGCGGCCCGGTCAGGCCGTGTCGTTTCAGCCTGATCTTTCGGGCACGCCGGACGACTGGGCGCGGCGCTGGTCCGTCTGGGCTGATTCTGCCGCCACCTGA
- a CDS encoding molybdopterin-dependent oxidoreductase produces the protein MTHPASAHVAAPLPVDGVYFRACNLCEAICGLQITVQGGRVTDLRGDPLDPLSKGHICPKGTALPDLHADPDRLKRPMRRDGDAWHEMDWDEALDYVAARLKEVREEYGADAVATFQGNPSVHNSGTLLSAGGLVRAIGSRNRFTATSIDQLPHHFAGAEMFGHPFLMPIPDIDRTDFMLMMGANPLASNGSIMTAPDVRGRLKAIRERGGRVVLLDPRRTESADHATEFHAIRPGTDAHLLLALLNVIFAEGLERLGHLTDFTDGLDAVRDAAAAFTPERVEGLTSVSAETIRTLARDFAVAERAVAYGRIGLSIQEFGGLAQWLVNVLNAVTGHLDSEGGAMFTKPAYDLLQRAKKGATYHGRFTSRVRGLPEFDGELPNVVMAEEMTTPGEGQIRALVTVAGNPVLSTADGAVLDAALGTLEFMVSIDPYLNETTRHAHVILPPAFGLEVAHYDVTFHLLAVQNTARYSLPVFPIAEDQRFDHQIFMGLAERLTGKAGSTPEEKLNLGLRHGPYNTSLEELKANPHGVDYGPLQPCFPGRLLTASGRVNLAPAPMLADLPRLEAALDVPPPPLVLIGRRQLRSNNSWMHNTPRLMRGPGRCTLQLNPADAAGFVDGQAVEVRSRVGAVTVPLELTDTLMPGVASLPHGFGHSRAGVRLGVASQHAGVSLNDLTDSQRIDALTGNAAVNGTPITLHAAAASAESAAD, from the coding sequence ATGACCCATCCCGCATCTGCCCATGTCGCTGCCCCGCTGCCCGTCGACGGCGTGTATTTCCGTGCCTGCAACCTGTGCGAGGCCATCTGCGGCCTGCAGATCACCGTTCAGGGGGGCCGGGTCACGGACCTGCGCGGCGACCCGCTGGACCCGCTGAGCAAGGGCCACATCTGCCCCAAGGGGACGGCGCTGCCGGACCTGCACGCGGACCCGGACCGTTTGAAACGCCCCATGCGGCGTGACGGCGACGCCTGGCACGAGATGGACTGGGACGAGGCGCTGGATTACGTGGCGGCGCGGCTGAAAGAGGTGCGTGAAGAGTACGGCGCGGATGCGGTGGCCACCTTCCAGGGCAACCCCAGTGTTCACAACAGCGGCACGCTGCTCTCGGCGGGCGGACTGGTGCGGGCCATCGGCAGCCGCAACCGCTTCACGGCCACCAGCATCGATCAATTGCCGCACCACTTTGCGGGCGCGGAGATGTTCGGCCACCCCTTTTTAATGCCCATTCCGGATATTGACCGCACCGACTTCATGCTGATGATGGGCGCCAACCCCCTGGCCAGCAACGGCAGCATCATGACCGCGCCTGACGTGCGGGGCCGCCTGAAGGCCATCCGCGAACGTGGCGGGCGCGTGGTGCTGCTGGACCCCCGCCGCACCGAGAGCGCCGATCACGCCACCGAGTTCCACGCTATCCGCCCCGGCACCGACGCCCACCTGCTGCTGGCCCTGCTGAATGTCATCTTTGCCGAGGGGCTGGAGCGGCTGGGTCATCTGACCGATTTCACGGATGGACTGGACGCGGTGCGGGACGCGGCGGCCGCCTTCACGCCAGAACGTGTGGAAGGCTTGACGAGCGTTTCCGCCGAGACCATCCGCACCCTGGCCCGCGACTTCGCCGTCGCCGAACGCGCCGTGGCCTACGGGCGCATTGGCCTGAGCATTCAGGAATTCGGCGGGCTGGCGCAGTGGCTGGTCAACGTCCTGAACGCCGTGACCGGGCATCTGGACTCGGAAGGCGGTGCGATGTTCACCAAACCCGCCTACGACCTGCTGCAACGGGCGAAAAAAGGCGCGACCTACCACGGGCGCTTTACGTCGCGCGTGCGCGGCCTGCCCGAATTCGACGGCGAATTGCCCAACGTGGTCATGGCCGAGGAAATGACGACGCCCGGCGAAGGCCAGATTCGCGCCCTGGTCACGGTGGCGGGCAATCCAGTGCTGTCCACCGCAGACGGTGCGGTCCTGGACGCCGCGCTCGGCACGCTGGAATTCATGGTCAGCATCGATCCGTACCTGAACGAGACCACCCGTCACGCCCACGTGATCCTGCCGCCGGCCTTCGGACTGGAGGTGGCGCACTATGACGTCACCTTCCACCTGCTGGCGGTCCAGAATACGGCGCGGTACTCGCTGCCGGTCTTTCCGATTGCGGAGGACCAGCGGTTCGACCACCAGATTTTCATGGGCCTGGCCGAGCGTTTGACCGGCAAGGCCGGCAGCACGCCGGAAGAGAAGCTGAACCTGGGGCTACGGCATGGCCCCTACAACACCAGCCTGGAGGAACTGAAGGCCAACCCGCACGGCGTGGATTACGGCCCCCTGCAACCGTGCTTCCCTGGGCGCCTGCTGACCGCCTCCGGCCGCGTCAACCTGGCCCCCGCGCCGATGCTGGCGGACCTGCCCCGGCTGGAGGCGGCGCTGGACGTTCCGCCGCCGCCGCTGGTGCTGATCGGGCGGCGGCAGCTTCGCAGCAACAATTCCTGGATGCACAACACGCCGCGCCTGATGCGCGGGCCGGGGCGCTGCACGCTGCAACTCAACCCTGCCGACGCCGCCGGATTCGTGGACGGGCAGGCGGTGGAGGTCCGCTCGCGCGTGGGTGCGGTGACGGTGCCGCTGGAACTGACCGACACGCTGATGCCAGGCGTGGCCAGCCTGCCGCACGGCTTCGGGCACTCGCGTGCGGGGGTTCGCCTGGGGGTGGCCTCGCAGCACGCCGGCGTCAGTCTCAACGACCTGACCGACTCCCAACGGATCGACGCCCTGACCGGCAACGCGGCCGTGAACGGCACGCCGATCACGCTGCACGCGGCCGCAGCATCGGCGGAGAGCGCGGCGGACTGA